Genomic segment of Tiliqua scincoides isolate rTilSci1 chromosome 1, rTilSci1.hap2, whole genome shotgun sequence:
TTGATTGCTACCTTGTTTATACTTCAGTTGTTTGGTGTTCTGGctccactgatttttttcccccctctctttctctctgttctgTCTCTTAGAAATTCCGGGTAGATATGCCAGGATCGAGCAGCACTTTTATCCCTACTCTGAACGCCATAACCACCAGCCAAGACCTGCAGTGGATGGTCCAGCCCACTGTGATCACCTCCATGCCAAGTGCCTACTCTCGCTCGCATCCCTACAGCCATGCTCTGCCAAATCTGTCTTCAGTTACTGGACACACAGCCCTTCAGAGACCAGGTGTTATTAAGACCATTGGGACCACAGTGGGCAGGAGGAGAAGAGATGAGCAGGTAACCACACTGGCAGAAACTGCTGCACATAACCCACTAGCAGTAGTGAAAAGGAGGGGCACCATCAGGATAAGTAGAAGGGTACTGAATTTAGATACTTTTGTTTAAGGCAAGGAACCACAGCTGACCAATCATAGCATGATTCATGTATGAAgccctggcatttccagttaaTGGGAAGCAATGCTAGGAAGTACTGAGAATATGCAGAGCAACATTAAGAGACTTGCCACTAGTCAGAACTGATAGTACTGTGCAAGAGGAGTTGATCTGACTTAACACCATGGCTTATTAGGGCATTAGTGACATGTTCCACTATTGCTAGTGTTTGTCTCTTTAAGATTTCCCCTCTTTTTCTGCTTTTCAATTGAATTCTTTGCTTCTCACCCAAAACCAGACGGATGGGTTATCAGAAAAtaaagtcttccccccccccttcctatgGCATGTGGTTCAGCTTATCTTGCATCTTTGCATCATTATGCTGTGGAATGGCAGCAAGGAAATACCCACTGATTCCAGGGCATGAGGAGAACTGAACACATAAAAGGTCAAAACTGGAAATGGGGCTGCTGGCTTTGGTGCAGCCTGtggttcccctccccctcccccccccccaaacaggcacTTAGTTTTAACCAAAATTCAATTTtggctttaaataaaacaggttcAAGAAAGAGGGAGGGCAAGAGGTCTTCCTCTCCACCAAAGTGTTCTGGaccttctttttcttctgagCCATCCTTATCTACTCCatggtgcatttttttctttgctttctccAGTTCTAGCCCAGTTACAGAAGCTAGTATTTTTGTTATTTGAAGGAGGTTTCTTCTAAAATCCATGCCTACCCATCCACCCTAGCCCTACAGAAATGCAAGTGTCATTTCTGTGAAAAGAGCTGTAGGACTGTGCTGTGTTTTAGATGCCCTTGTTACAAATCCACCTTCATTCTGAATGCTTTATAGTAATCTGAGAGAAGAACCCTGACTTGTAGATTGTTTGACTGCATTTGTCAGTAACCAAATGAAGTCTTGTTGTAGAAAAGTCTGAATAGGAACTGTGGGTGATTTGCCTACTGTTTGGATTAATAAGGCTAGTCAGTCACTGTTGTTGCGGTGACTGATATCTTAGTGCTGCTCCAATGTTTGAGTGCATGGAGATCTCTAGGACTATTGCCAAAGTCTAAAATTCTCTTATCAACAAAATGCACACAGACTGAATCTTTTTGTAGATCCAGTTTGACCATGTTTAAATCATTgcaaaggctttctgagggtcaaactagatgagatgtttatttttttaatgtttagcaTTAGTTCTTTTGTAAGTGGAGGGAACAATGGGCAATTGCCCTTCCAAACCAAATATCAACCAGATTGGAGCCTGatctagatggggggggggaaccccttcTGCAATCAGGTCATCAGCCACACTAAAAGTACCTTTGGCTGAAATCTGAGTTCTGCACCTTGTCCTCAACAGAGCAGCTAGTCTACTGTAAGCAGGCAGTTGAAATAGCTGCCTTCTCTGTCAGGTTGTGTAAATTTTGCCATGAGATATAGATACATATAAAAGAAATCTGACCAGCCATAACTTAAGTCAGCGTTAAGCCATGtgtgtccaacattgcatatatgcaacagggaccaaatggatacacctgtgggccaggctaAAATGGGTTCAGCTCTCCTACTTCCATCATAGATGCTGTAACTGCTTTGGCCTCTGTAGGCTCCTGTTTCAATGCACATCAATGTGTGCATAATCCAGCACTTGGGGTTTCTTAAAGCATTTGTCTTTTGTTGCTTCGGGGTTGCTGGCTGATCACTGGCAATCATAATGTGTTATCATGGAAAAACAAATGGAGCGAATGAGAGAGAGTGGAAAGTCGGCCCTTCTTAAGCTGATGTGAAACAATGCCATGCTCTCAGTTTGACTGAGACTACTTCAATTATACAACACCAGAAGTTCTTGGCCCCTGACCTTTGAGTTAACAACTGTTTTCATGTGGGAAGAAGCAGATACTTTGTTTAAGAAAAAGAAGCTTGCAACATCTTCCTATGCTTTTACCTCACAAACCACCCAAGTTGTGAAACAAACTGGGACAATCTGTTGTGCATTTAGCCTTGATTGCCAATTCACTGTCTTATTGCCCAATTCTCCTCTACTATTTCTCCATCATCACCTTACTAACATTCTTCCTTTCTGGCTTATGCTATGGTGTTACAatggactaaggctgcaatcctagccacactttcctgggaataagccccattgactataatggggtttacttctgagtagacatgcctaggattgggctctaagtctctgATACCCCCCTGAAGTTAAGAGTTTGTTCTCATGATGGACACCTGGCCTGCTCTATAACACACTATCCTAGTGGAGTTTTTTTTCTCTCAGTTCCTCACCCAGGACCATAGTAAAGTTTTAAATGATAGATATAATTATAGCTGGTTGACAATGTGGAATATCTTACAAATTCCTATATTTTGATTCATTTGGGAAAACCTATAATtaactgatggcccagtcctatcctttcatCCCCCACAGGtccagccatgccaaaaaggcacacactatatccagtggggggtgggggagtcggaagctctggaagggagggggagtCGGAAGCTCTGgaaagaaaggggatttaaatctcctttcccatcTGTAAGCCTCCCgcctcacaatgggtctccttggacctgcaccagtgattttgctggtgcaattcTGAGAAAACAGTAGGTGCAGGAAGACTGTGGAGGCCCcttttgcagcctccctgcacttcagttttgcccctcctgccaccattccaccctccctctcccacagtgacttacctgctccagcaggtggccagTGCCAGATGGCTCTGGCCTTCTCACAGCgcatgctgccagagtgcactTCAGCTGCTATAGCATTGGTGGAACAGCACTGGCAGATCTAGTTCCACCAATGGTAgcataataggattgggctatgaatctGTGGGTGGGTGGTGAGCATGGGATGGTGAGAGATACTTCATCAACTATAATAAAAAGGTTAATCCATACTTTGCTTCCAGAACAATATACCTCTATGAaactactttatttttaaaatgttttgaatgAATATGAGGGTTTCTGGGGGGAAGTGGAAGCTCTAACCTACACTTCAGGAGCAGGGTTCTTGCAAAGCAGGAAGTGGGGCTGCCACATTTAGCCTAAATATGCTCCACTGTAACAAATATTGAAATATACTTTTTGTACAGAGTTCCTGCCCAAAGACCTTTGTGTCTTGATCTTTTGACAACCTGGTAATTGTGCAGCTGCACAGTAACCACATATTattgggcaggggaaggaatgCTTAGCCTGGTTTCCAAGTGGTTCAGAAGCCATTTTGTAATGAGTAAAACACATTGTGTGAATATGTTAAAAAGTGTAGTGGAGCTAATCTAATGAGAAtccttcctcactgggatttctctCTGGAATCTTTAACAACAAGAAATGCGTTTTCTTTAATCTGAtgttttttattcatttgtttggaCACAGTTGTCACCTGAAGAAGAAGAGAAGCGACGGATTAGAAGAGAGAGGAACAAGTTAGCAGCTGCTAAATGCCGCAATAGGCGTCGAGAGCTGACGGAAAAACTCCAAGCAGTACGTATTCCACATGCATCATTTTTCCACTCATGACCTCTTTGAGCCACCTACAACTGAccttctttgtgaactttttatatAATATTATGACAAATATAGCTGCTGTCTAAAGGGGATTAATTTACAAAAGAATTTGGAGTCATGACGTAAGGTGACCTAGCACAATGTAGTGAACTATGTACTTGGAGGAAAATCTACCCAGCTCTGCCCTGCTTGGCTCAGACAGGTGCTATTGCAGTTATCAAGGAGAAAGCACAGGGGTGGTTCATATGCTTTTTTTAAATCTCAAAGCAGCCCTATGTGGTAAAGTATGTTCACgtctttgcccctccccttgcatctggggGAGCTGGGGGCATTTCCTTTAACTGCAGGGGGTGCAAGTTTTAAAAACTTGGCTTATCAGATGACATAAAGAGCCTGTCTAAATGAACTGTTCCCCATGTGATTAAGGGTTAGAGTTGCTGAAATAGAGCTGCCACCTTAAATTGTATCAATGTGGATGTGGTAGTGTGAGGGAGGGATGACAGAGAGTTAACTTCTACTTTGCTTTGATCCTTCTGTGTTATTGACATGGACACCATGTGAGTGGAAAGCACTTGCTCATCGTAAATGCCCATGGCAACCATCTATTGAAGTGAAATCTCCAGGGATACCAGTATCCTCTGTTTTGTCTGAACACCCCTGCAGAAAAGTAAAGTTTAAGATATATGACCACTGAAAATatctgttaatttttaaaaaaaaaattctttattcaGTAGGTATTTTGTGCTTCTTACTGGATTGACCAAACTTCAATTTACTTGTGCTTGATATTTTTCTGTTCAGGCTATATATTGGTGGCTGCTGTTGCTAACATATTTCTTTTGGGTCTTCAGGAAACAgaagagctggaggaggagaaatCTGTGCTGCAGAAGGAGATTGCTgaactggagaaggagaaggagaagctgaggTTCATGCTGATGGCTCACAGCCCCATGTGCAAAATCAGCCCCGAGGAACACCGAACCTCACCACCTCACAGCCTCCAGACCATTCGAGCAGGTGGTGCTGTGGTGGTGAAGCAGGAGCCTGTGGAGGAAGAgattccctcctcttcttctgacctggagaaagggcagaGATCTGTGATTAAACCCATCAACATTGTAGGAGGGTTTTATGGGGAAGAGCCGCTCAACACTCCCATTGTGGTGACCTCAACACCTGCCATTACCCCTGGCACTTCCAACTTGGTCTTCACCTACCCCACCGTGCTGGACCAGGAGTCTCcactctccccttcagagtcTTGCTCCAAAGCTCAccggaggagcagcagcagtggtgaccAGTCCTCGGATTCCTTGAACTCTCCAACTTTGCTGGCACTGTAACCCCCTCTCCCTTTTGCCCCTGCTCCACCCAGCTACTCTGGGGAAGTACCCCTCCTTGAGATCAAAGACCAGCACAATGGCATTCAAGCACAAGGGAAGCAAGAACAAGAAGGGGAAATGATGTAGCACCAGGTACTTCCTGGTGCAGGAAAAACCAGAACAAATCCAAGCCATATAGGGGTGGGGTCGGGGAGAAGTCGCACTAC
This window contains:
- the FOSL2 gene encoding fos-related antigen 2; translation: MPGSSSTFIPTLNAITTSQDLQWMVQPTVITSMPSAYSRSHPYSHALPNLSSVTGHTALQRPGVIKTIGTTVGRRRRDEQLSPEEEEKRRIRRERNKLAAAKCRNRRRELTEKLQAETEELEEEKSVLQKEIAELEKEKEKLRFMLMAHSPMCKISPEEHRTSPPHSLQTIRAGGAVVVKQEPVEEEIPSSSSDLEKGQRSVIKPINIVGGFYGEEPLNTPIVVTSTPAITPGTSNLVFTYPTVLDQESPLSPSESCSKAHRRSSSSGDQSSDSLNSPTLLAL